In ANME-2 cluster archaeon, the DNA window TCTTTTGACTTTGTATTGATAGTGGTAACAATATGTTTTGTGCAAGACCCTATTCAAGCACTCAGGGAAGCAAGAAGAGTTCTTAAACCGGGAGGATATATCATTATAGGTATCATTGACAAGGAGAGTTTTCTTGGCAAACTGTATGAATCAAAGAAGAATGAGAGTAAATTCTATAGTCATGCCAACTTTTATTCTACCAGACAAGTTTTGGATTGGCTTAAAAATTTTGAGTCTGAACATATCAAAACCTGTCAGACAATCTTCAAAAACCCCAAAAAAATAACTGCTATTGAACCTGTTAAAGAAGGTCACGGAGAAGGAGGCTTTGTTGTAATCACGGCACAGAAAAAGGAGGTATAAACATGAAAATAGGAATCGTAGTAATAATAATCAACATATTCAGGATAAGGGGAAGTGGCTCAGGAAAATAGAGAATATGGGGCTTACAGAGGCTGCTCACGAATTAAAATAGACTATTAGAATTTTAAAAGAAGCGAATAGACATATTGAATTAGCAAATAAGAAGATGGAAGAACATAGTGTCTCAAGACCGGGAGAGATATTCAAAACACAGGAGATACATAAAATGTCAAATAAAAATAAACAAACAGAAAGAATCATGAACTTTGAGCCAAAGCAGATCGGAGTTATTCGAACTCCATATACTGATAATGCACCGTATCAGCCAGTGAAAGAGGACGATGGGGATTTCCGTATAGTAGTTGAGCCACAATATACCGATGGACTCTATAAACTTGCCAAATTTAGTTACATCTATGTTATTTACCATATAGATCGTGTAAAGCAAGAGCAGTCAATGATTGTATCTCCTCCATGGGCTGGTGGTGTAAAGGTAGGCGTGTTTGCAAGCAGGTCCCCTGTTCGCCCAAATCAGATAGGGCTTAGCATTGTTCAGATAAAACACATCATAAATAACGAGATTTTTACATCGGGCCTGGATGCGTTCGATGGGACCCCTGTGCTTGATATCAAGCCATACATAAAAGACCTGGATGCAAAATCCGATGCTAATAATGGTTGGATCGAAGAAATGGATGACCATGAACATCTCCATTTACATATTAAAGGTATTCCCCACGATTATTAGACAAAATGCAGATGAATGCAATTGTATATAACTGAGCGTATCTGGCCCCGCTCCTCTTTGCGTAAATCCAGCTTGGTAGATGGACTTCAGATACGCCCGAAACGTTAGCTGAAATGCCTGATGGAGGAAAGCACAATGAGAAAATGCCCCTTTTACATAGTGGATGTGTTTGCTGAGGAAAAATATGCAGGTAACCAACTCGCAGTTGTCAGAGATGCAAAAGCTCTTTCTGATATTGAGATGCAACAAATCGCTAAAGAAATGAACTTTTCAGAAACAACTTTTATTTTGTCTGATCAGAAGTGCAATGGCGGATATGATGTCCGTATTTTCACGCCAAAGGAAGAGGTGCCGTTTGCCGGTCATCCGACACTGGGAACCGCTTATGTTATACAACACGAGATTATCAGAGAGCCTGTTGAGACAATAATCCTGAACCTGAAGATCGGGCAGATTCCTGTTACGCTCAATTACAGCAGTGAACAAATAGATATTTTATGGATGAAGCAAATGGCCGCGACTTTTGGTCGAGTTTTTGAGCCTGAGCAAATTTCGCAGGTTTTGAGCCTCAATAAAAGAGAGATGGACGATAGATTCCCTATTCAAGAGGTTTCTACGGGATTACCTTTCATTATAATTCCATTAAAGACTTTGGATACCTTGAAGCAGGCTAAGGTAATTAGAGATAAATACTTCGAGTTGATTAAAGATACGCAAGCCAAAGCGATGCTTATCTTTTGTCCCCAGACTTATGATAAGGAAAATGACTTGAATATACGGGTTTTTGCTGACTACTACGGAGTGCCGGAGGACCCAGCTACGGGAAGTGCAAATGGTTGCTTAGCCGGGTATTTAGTGAAATACCGTTATTTTGGAAATGATCAAATCGACATTCGAGTTGAACAGGGTTACGAAATAGGAAGGTCTTCGCTGCTTTACTTAAGAGCAAAAGACAAAGGAGAGAAAATAGATGTATCTGTCGGTGGAAAGGTTGAAATGATTGCCAAAGGAGAATTTATTTAGAGAGCACTTCAGCAAACAGTGTGCATCTGGTTCAGGCTGGGGGCCTTACTCAAATCACATTCGGCGATTTCAGCTACACGCAAATCGTTAGTAGAAATCCATATTGCCTTCGGTGAACACACACTTACCCACCCCACATCTTCTCGCGCTCACTCAAGTACACGACCTCTATCTTGCGGATGCAGTCGACTTCAGTCAGGGGTGGAAAGGCTGGGGCTTCATGAATCTATCACGACGTATGCGGAGGTCGGGTTGGCTGTGTGGCTGGTGTGTTTTTGTGGGGTGGGCTGGACAGCAATTCAATGTGAACCGTAGATGGACGCAGATACACGCTGATTGACGGCTGCCGTTAAGTGTTTCACCGCAAAGAGCGCAAAGTTCGCAAAGACGTTGTAACCTTAACTTTGCGTTCTTTGCGGTGCAGTATTTCATAAATTATATATTTCAACAGCCATGCCCACCGCCGGCAGCACCCACAAACACCCGTGGCCGCCGCACACATTCGGTCCGCAGCACCAGGGCCGGGCAGTTGTTCAAGTGCTTCAAAGGAGGGGCATGGGGCAGACTCTTGTTAAAGAATACATAAACATATTAAGCAAGGTGGGAGATTCGTGAGTGATGAAAATTACGACAATAGAAGGAAACTATCGGTCATTTGGGAGTTTAGTAATTCATTTTAGTTCCACATTTATCCAACCATTTGGATGCGTCCTAATTCGAGAATTTTTTTTCCCTTCAATATTATTGCACTCGACTAAAGCCATTTTCAAATTTCCGTTAATTTTACAAGCTTCAAAGTAGGCCCATAATATGTCTAAATTTTTCTTATGATGCTTAATTTTGCGTTCTAGTAACGGTTTAGTGGCCCTACTTTCAATTATACTCCAAATAAAATATATCATGTAACCATTCATCACCTGGTTTTTTGGATTAGTAATTTTCTCATAATCGTTTCTGGTATGTTTGCTAAAAAAATCTGTGTCAATTTTTTTTTCCCCATTGTCAACATCAAGTTTGAATTCAAAAGCAAACGATATCGATTCTTCAAGTTCATCGATAAGCGCAATATCAAATTTGCCATTATATTTAGATGTTCTGTCAACTTTGGGAATTCCATCCTTTTTAGTATAGAATTCCCTTGTGGGATATTCCCACCTAATGTTAAATTGTGTTTTATTACAAAGAAAATCATGAAATTTGTAATGTAGTAATTTTTCGTTGTTAAAATACAACGGATTTTCAATGAATTTATTGATCAGGGCTACAATTGTATTTTCAACAACATATTCAGTATACTCCAAATTCAATCACCTATTTGTATACCCCACAATCAATAAGTTTATCAATATAATCCAAACTTTCTTTAGCTTTATTTTTAATCTCCAACGAATTATGAATTGAAAGCTCTTCAAGGATTTTGATTTGTGAGTCCTTAATTTTAAGGGGGTATTTTTTAGTTTGCACATCATGAAAATGAAATAAACAAGTTTCTAAAAACAATTGAATAATTTCCTTTTTCTCATATACAATATCACTAATTTTTTCAATTAATTCTTTATTCTCACTCCATGAATAAAACATAAAACCTGTACTATAGAGATATGCTTTTGATTCTTCTGGTGGGAATGAATCTAAAAAAATAATCAAGTTTTTTTCAATAGCATCTTTTAAATTTGAAAATGAAGATTCAGTCCATTTAGGTACTTTTAAATTCATTCTATCAAAATCTAAAATTGAACTTTCTAAGTACCCAATCAAATCAAACCCATAATAAAACCCTACTAATTCTTTGTAAGGATAGTATGATTTTTCATTTGTGAGCCATTTGCAATATAGATCCAAAACCTTGTTATCGACAATTTTGTATTTAGGATCATAATTTACTTCTGAAAAAGTAGCAGCAAACCATGAGTCAAAAGCTTTTCCAACTTGAAAATTAATGATTTTATCATTCAAATTAAACATAAAATCATATTTCATTTTAATTTCGGGTGGGAGGAAACTATAATTAATTAAGAAACATACCCCAGTTTCAATTAACTCGCTGTCATCTGCAACTTCAATTTGTTGCATAAGTATTTTTTTAAGATATGTGGATAATTTTTCATAATTATATATTAGACATTTAATCAGTGGAATATTAATTTCAATTCCACATAATAATTTTCTATTAATTTTGTTAAGATATTCATATTTTTTTATTATACATTTAGCAACGAGAAATTGTACCTCGTCGTCAGAAATAGAAAGTTCTTTTAATTTGTCTTGAAATCTTTGAACGGTTTCAGCATTAAGACTGTATGCAAAACAGTAAGCAATTACCTTGCATGAATTAGGATTTTTAAATAATCTGTTTACATATTCTTTCATATAAATATCTAATTTATCGTACATATAGAATAATTTTGAAACAAAACTAACACTTGAATTATCCGCTACCCAGGAACTATAATCAAAATCTACTTCCAATTTAGGACTATAAATATCTATTTCAGGTATATCAAATGATAAACTAAGCAAAATTTCAATCACCAAATCTTTGGTACATTGATTAAAAAAATCATAATGTTTTAAAATCAAACCAAATAAATTATACCTAAGATGATTATATTTATTGCTGCCAGTAATGCTATCAAATTCCCAGTTTTTAATACTTGAAATTCGAGTTGATTGAAATAACTTTTCTACAATTTTTTCAAGAACACTCCGTTCGTCTCCATCCGCCTCAATTAATTTTCCAATGGCTTCAATATATATAGGATGAATGAATTCTAATTTTTCTTTCTCTTCAGTAAATTCAAAAGTATCATCATTATTTAGTTTAATGTAAAAACCCTTTTCAATTTTGATTCTAATAAACCGATGTCTAAATTTGTCCACACACTTTT includes these proteins:
- a CDS encoding class I SAM-dependent methyltransferase; its protein translation is MNSIEIFEKYAQEYDEWFDVNRFAYESEVQALKKCVPKNSKGLEVGVGTGRFAVPLGIRIGVEPAKAMADIAQKRGIEVYKAKAEKLPFDDSSFDFVLIVVTICFVQDPIQALREARRVLKPGGYIIIGIIDKESFLGKLYESKKNESKFYSHANFYSTRQVLDWLKNFESEHIKTCQTIFKNPKKITAIEPVKEGHGEGGFVVITAQKKEV
- the tsaA gene encoding tRNA (N6-threonylcarbamoyladenosine(37)-N6)-methyltransferase TrmO: MNFEPKQIGVIRTPYTDNAPYQPVKEDDGDFRIVVEPQYTDGLYKLAKFSYIYVIYHIDRVKQEQSMIVSPPWAGGVKVGVFASRSPVRPNQIGLSIVQIKHIINNEIFTSGLDAFDGTPVLDIKPYIKDLDAKSDANNGWIEEMDDHEHLHLHIKGIPHDY
- a CDS encoding PhzF family phenazine biosynthesis protein, which produces MRKCPFYIVDVFAEEKYAGNQLAVVRDAKALSDIEMQQIAKEMNFSETTFILSDQKCNGGYDVRIFTPKEEVPFAGHPTLGTAYVIQHEIIREPVETIILNLKIGQIPVTLNYSSEQIDILWMKQMAATFGRVFEPEQISQVLSLNKREMDDRFPIQEVSTGLPFIIIPLKTLDTLKQAKVIRDKYFELIKDTQAKAMLIFCPQTYDKENDLNIRVFADYYGVPEDPATGSANGCLAGYLVKYRYFGNDQIDIRVEQGYEIGRSSLLYLRAKDKGEKIDVSVGGKVEMIAKGEFI